A genomic window from Erpetoichthys calabaricus chromosome 17, fErpCal1.3, whole genome shotgun sequence includes:
- the hacd3 gene encoding very-long-chain (3R)-3-hydroxyacyl-CoA dehydratase → MQTLTPQVYWAQRHEDIYLRVELSDVKDTEVTLKDNILRFRAQGHGAKGENEYQFSLEFLDLVRDKPVCKTTERQVNITVKKVEPCWWERLTKQERKPLFLSPDFDRWQEESDAEMELRAQEEKISKLRVESRVPRDPLRTLKRGYLFMYNLVQFLGFSWIFVNMTVRLFILGQDSFYDTFHTMADMMYFCQILAAAEIVHASIGLVKTVLIPTVIQVLGRNVILFVIFGSLVDMQNKAVVFFVFYFWSAIEIFRYPYYMLSCIDSEWKLLTWLRYTIWIPLYPLGVLAEAMAVIQSLPIFTETGLYSIDIPWPLSFSISFSYVLQIYLVLMLLGLFVNFRHLYKQRRRRGLRNKKKKMN, encoded by the exons ATGCAGACCCTCACTCCGCAGGTGTACTGGGCCCAGAGACACGAAGACATCTACCTGCGCGTGGAACTGAGCGATGTGAAG gaCACTGAGGTCACCCTGAAAGACAATATCTTGCGCTTCCGAG CCCAGGGACATGGAGCTAAAGGGGAGAATGAATACCAGTTTTCCTTGGAGTTCTTGGACCTTGTCCGGGATAAG ccagtGTGCAAAACAACTGAACGACAAGTGAACATTACGGTCAAAAAAGTAGAGCCATGCTGGTGGGAAAGGCTGACCAAGCAAGAACGCAAGCCCCTTTTTCTGTCCCCAGATTTTGATCGTTGGCAGGAGGAGTCGGATGCGGAGATGGAGCTCCGAGCTCAG GAAGAAAAAATCAGCAAGCTGAGAGTGGAATCGAGGGTCCCACGAGATC CCCTAAGGACACTGAAGCGTGGCTACCTTTTTATGTACAATCTGGTGCAGTTTCTTGGCTTCTCCTGGATATTTGTCAATATGACTGTTCGCCTGTTTATTTTGGGCCAAG ATTCTTTCTACGACACTTTTCACACAATGGCAGACATGATGTACTTCTGTCAGATTTTAGCGGCTGCTGAGATCGTCCATGCTTCTATAGGCCTTGTGAAAACTGTGCTGATCCCGACAGTGATTCAG GTTCTTGGAAGGAACGTCATCCTCTTCGTCATCTTTGGCAGCTTGGTGGACATGCAGAATAAAGCTGtggttttctttgtcttttacttttggAGTGCAATCGAAATCTTCAG GTACCCATACTACATGCTGTCCTGCATCGACTCAGAATGGAAGCTGCTGACATGGCTGAGATACACCATCTGGATTCCTCTTTATCCCCTCGGTGTCCTAGCTGAAG CTATGGCCGTGATCCAGTCCCTTCCTATATTCACCGAAACTGGCCTCTACAGCATTGATATCCCCTGGCCGCTGTCTTTCTCAATCAGCTTCTCCTATGTGCTACAAATCTACCTGGTGCTGATGCTTCTGG GCCTTTTTGTTAACTTCCGTCACCTTTACAAacagaggaggaggagaggtttacgtaacaaaaagaagaagatgaattag